The Deinococcus taeanensis genomic interval CGCCCTGGAGGTGTTCGGCCTGAAGATGGGCTCGTATTTTCCCGGCAACGCCGCGCGGGCCCTGCCGACGCACAGCGCCGCCATGCTGCTCGGCGACCCCCATACCGGGCAACCCGCAGCGCTGCTCGCCGCCAACGCCATCACCGAGTACCGCACCGCCGCCGCGGGTGCCGTCGCCGCGCGCCACCTCGCGCGGGCGGACGCGGGGGTGGTCGCCCTGCTCGGCACGGGTGCGCAGGCCCGCGCGCAACTCGAGGCCCTGGCGCGGGTGCGCCCGGTGCGTGAAGTCCGGGTGTGGTCCAGATCACCCGGGCAGGCCGAACGCTTCGTTCAGACGGTGGCCCTGCCTGGCGTGACCCTGCGGGCTGCCCGTGACGCTCACGCCGCCTGCGACGGCGCCGACCTGGTCGTCACGGTCACCCCGGCTGAAGCGCCGATTGTCTGGCGTGACTGGATCGCGCCCGGCACGCACATCAATGCCATGGGGTCCGACGCCCCAGGAAAGCAGGAACTGGACCCGGCCCTGGTGGCCGCCGCCACGGTCGTGGTCGACCGGCGCACCCAGAGCGTCAGTATCGGCGAGCTGCAGCGGGTCACAGCACTTGGGCTCATGCAGCCCGGAGACGTGCACGCGGAACTGGGGGAGGTGTGCGCCGGAATCCGCCCCGGACGTCAGGGCGCTGAGCAGATCACGGTGTTCGACTCCACCGGCGTGTCCTTTCAGGACACGGCCCTAGCGGGCCTGGTGC includes:
- a CDS encoding ornithine cyclodeaminase family protein codes for the protein MAHAPLTLTVLDDATIRGLLRWPDVIDLIDATFAADGRGAATVLPVIGHSLNGGRYSIKTSHLRLGEGEGALEVFGLKMGSYFPGNAARALPTHSAAMLLGDPHTGQPAALLAANAITEYRTAAAGAVAARHLARADAGVVALLGTGAQARAQLEALARVRPVREVRVWSRSPGQAERFVQTVALPGVTLRAARDAHAACDGADLVVTVTPAEAPIVWRDWIAPGTHINAMGSDAPGKQELDPALVAAATVVVDRRTQSVSIGELQRVTALGLMQPGDVHAELGEVCAGIRPGRQGAEQITVFDSTGVSFQDTALAGLVLRLARKGRALQTITL